TCACTCCACCAAAGAGGGAGAAATGCTTCGCCTCTACCTGCATTGGACGACCAATGCAGTAAACAATCTCGAATGGGAGCTTGAAGTCGTTGCCGAGGATGGAAGGACGCGTGTAACAAGCGACCTACGAGTATTGAACCCCACTTCCATTCCCAATTTCTACACCCGAGATTGGGACGAGGAATTAAGCGCCTATGAGCACGTCCTACGGGCACTGGCGGACGATTGGGAACCAATAGGTTATGTCGATATGAATCGCGGCACTCCTCGGATCGACGCTCAAATGCATCCAGAGCCCTTTGAGATTGAACTGAAGATGTCCAAGTCCAAAATCGAAGAGTGCCTTTATCGCTGTGGCAAGATCAGGCTCGGACTGGAGCTTCAGGCGCAATGGGGCGACTGGGAGTTTAAAGCCACCCCGGAGTATTTCGAGCATCTCCTAGACCACGCTTTGATCCAGGAAGCTTCAGACGAACTACGGCACCGGCTAGGTCCCCCTCCTTACTACTGGAAGGGCGAATCGGCGCCACTGCTGAGCAATGACAAGTGGGATATTAGGCTCGTCGCACGACACGGCAGTGTCGCGTTCAAAACGGTAGAGCGTCGCAAATCGCCTGCTCGCTAAACTGAAGTCAGCATACAAGCGGGCGGGGTGCGGCAATGCCAAACGGCGCGGCTTCAGTATCGGGGGCGCGGCAATCGGAGCTTAGCTAGGTCGCCGCCCCCCGGGAATGGGTCCACGCCTGCGACCGCCCGTAACTCAGCCAGGCTAAGTTCCCGATGAGCCTGGTGGGGTGCATTTGCGACCAGATATGCGGCCCCCGCGCGGGCGGACGGTTCATAGACTGCCTTGTACAGATACGCCGGCACGCGGACTCGACCACGTCCCACGGTCTGGGCGTTGTGCGGCTCCCAGATAACGCCTGTGACGACGTAAATTTGTCGATGCTTGGCCATCGCACGTACGCCCTTCTCAATCGCCGCCCAAAGATTTCGGTTCAGATGAGGATCCTGAGGAACGATGTTCGTCAGCAGAAAGCTTTCGCTGTCGGCTTTCGGCGAGTCCATATCCGCCGACGGGGCCAGGTGACCGCGGTCAAACCCTGAACCGCGGAAATCTTCGAGCGATGCGCGCGCGCGGCGTGCGACACGCTCGTCAGGCCGGAAGTCATTGGAGCGCCCCTGATGGTCGTAGGCGCGGCGCACACGCTCGGGAGATAGGTGCTCTGCCGCGAAGATAGGCGATTTCGCCTCGGTGGAGTAGAGAATGCCGTATCCCTCGGAGCAAAGTTCCGCCGCGCCGCTAGCGACGGCCGCATCCAAGATGGCTGGCGGCTGCGCGCCTGCATAGTGCGACGGGCAGCGGCTTTCGAATGCCGCAGCGGTGGATGCCACGAAGGCGGAACACAGTGCTGCGGCAAGACGGCTGGGCCATGCTTTGATCATTCTGGAATGTTCCTGAAAGTATGAATTGTTCGGTCAATTCATACTATCAAACAGCATTGCCGTCCCAAAGCATTTACGCGACTGCCGCGGCGCTATGCCGACATGTCGTCGTCGAAGAAACCAGTGTCCCTTTCGAACGACCCTGCCGCACCTGAATCGGTCGCATCGAGCTCGTGCGGCTCACTGAGATTGGCTTGGCCAGCGGAGGCATGACGCGTGACGCCTTCCTCCACATTCTCCGGGATGTAAAGATCATCCGGATCCGGAATCCACATGTCGCCGGTCCCGTAGTCCCGAAGGTCCTGCAGCGCTGCCGCCGGCGTGAGCGAGTCGAGGGTGAAGGGCGACTCCCCATAACGGAGGATGGCGTGTGCATCCTGCTGTTCTCGATACCAAGCGCGGGGGCGCGGGCAAAGGTGGACTCCATTGATGGCCACCATGCTGCGGCGGGGCGTCACTGCAACATCCACAATCTGCGGGATCTGGGTTACCCAGCCGTACGCATGGAGCACGTGCGCCCCCAGGACCACTGCGTCCGGGTACAGGCGGCCCACCGCCTCGAGGAGATTGTCCTGAGGCGAGCTCGGGTACCGCAGAACATTGAAGTAGAGCGCGGCGCGCGGCCCAACGAACTGGA
The Achromobacter xylosoxidans A8 genome window above contains:
- a CDS encoding DNA/RNA non-specific endonuclease, which codes for MIKAWPSRLAAALCSAFVASTAAAFESRCPSHYAGAQPPAILDAAVASGAAELCSEGYGILYSTEAKSPIFAAEHLSPERVRRAYDHQGRSNDFRPDERVARRARASLEDFRGSGFDRGHLAPSADMDSPKADSESFLLTNIVPQDPHLNRNLWAAIEKGVRAMAKHRQIYVVTGVIWEPHNAQTVGRGRVRVPAYLYKAVYEPSARAGAAYLVANAPHQAHRELSLAELRAVAGVDPFPGGGDLAKLRLPRPRY